A single region of the Stenotrophomonas sp. Marseille-Q4652 genome encodes:
- the pglX gene encoding BREX-1 system adenine-specific DNA-methyltransferase PglX: protein MSRNQNSSREQGVEKYFYRASAVDFKKIPSNPIAYWAREGILESFDKDKLIEDVAQVKIGMGTGRNAIFVRNWWEVGQNLIDFSLTDVTQLEGSKARYFPYNKGGDFRLWYGNQQHVLWFDSAGRNYMDTMSGHRENGGWSHYFRQGLTWSFISSSKFGIRFLPTGFAFDVAGSTLFLDARDIKYVLGFLSSVVCFEVLALLNPTLNYQAGNLKSLPIKVENESRGKVEKNVDSNISCSRSDWNAYETSWDFTAFQLLHPDYRQSTLQASYQSLRTHWREMTLEMQRLEEDNNRIFIDAYGLEDELTPEVPLAEITLTCNPHYRYGGDKSEDELEALLLADTMRELVSYAVGCMFGRYSLDKPGLILANQGDTLADYLAQAPQPRFPADDDNVIPMLDGDWFPDDVTLRVRQFLRVAFGDAHYEDNLAFIEQALNIKGKRNYGLRDYLLGEFYAEHVKRYKKRPIYWLFSSPKGSFNALIYMHRYRPDTVSVVLRYLRDYREKLVTEKERQAAISINPAISQGDKTRALKETDRLAKVLAELEGYERDVLYPLATQQVPIDLDDGVKVNYLKFEGALKKIPGLAAKDED, encoded by the coding sequence ATGAGCAGAAATCAGAACAGCAGCCGTGAGCAGGGGGTGGAGAAGTATTTCTATCGAGCTTCAGCTGTTGATTTTAAGAAAATTCCGTCCAATCCAATTGCTTATTGGGCAAGAGAAGGAATCCTTGAGTCATTTGATAAAGACAAACTGATTGAAGATGTCGCTCAAGTAAAGATTGGAATGGGCACCGGGCGAAATGCGATATTTGTTAGAAACTGGTGGGAGGTAGGTCAAAATTTGATCGACTTCTCTTTGACTGATGTCACGCAATTGGAAGGCAGCAAGGCGCGATATTTTCCTTACAACAAAGGGGGGGACTTTAGGCTTTGGTATGGAAATCAGCAACACGTGCTCTGGTTTGATTCTGCTGGTCGCAACTACATGGATACCATGTCCGGGCACAGAGAGAATGGCGGATGGAGTCATTACTTTAGACAAGGATTGACGTGGTCATTCATCAGTTCATCTAAATTTGGAATTCGCTTCCTTCCAACGGGTTTTGCTTTTGATGTTGCAGGCTCCACACTTTTTCTTGATGCAAGAGATATTAAATATGTCCTTGGTTTCCTGTCTTCAGTGGTTTGCTTTGAAGTGCTCGCACTTCTTAATCCAACGCTAAATTATCAAGCTGGAAATTTAAAAAGCCTACCTATCAAGGTGGAAAATGAATCACGCGGGAAGGTTGAGAAAAATGTTGACAGCAATATTTCGTGCTCTCGCAGTGATTGGAACGCCTACGAAACCTCCTGGGACTTCACCGCCTTCCAACTACTGCATCCCGACTACCGCCAGTCGACTCTACAAGCCAGCTATCAATCCTTACGCACTCACTGGCGCGAGATGACGCTGGAAATGCAGCGTCTGGAAGAAGATAACAACCGCATCTTCATCGACGCCTACGGCCTGGAGGATGAACTGACGCCCGAGGTGCCGTTGGCGGAGATCACGCTCACCTGCAACCCACACTACCGCTATGGCGGTGACAAGAGCGAAGACGAACTGGAAGCCCTGTTGCTGGCCGACACCATGCGCGAGCTGGTGAGCTATGCCGTGGGCTGCATGTTCGGCCGCTACAGCTTGGACAAGCCGGGGCTGATCCTGGCCAACCAGGGCGACACGCTGGCTGATTACCTGGCCCAGGCGCCGCAGCCACGCTTTCCCGCCGATGACGACAACGTGATCCCCATGCTGGATGGCGACTGGTTCCCGGATGACGTCACGCTGCGGGTGCGCCAGTTCCTGCGCGTGGCGTTTGGCGACGCGCATTACGAGGACAACCTGGCGTTCATCGAGCAGGCGCTCAACATCAAGGGCAAGCGCAACTACGGCCTGCGCGATTACCTGCTGGGCGAGTTCTATGCCGAGCATGTGAAGCGCTACAAGAAGCGCCCAATTTACTGGCTGTTCTCCAGCCCCAAGGGCAGCTTCAATGCGCTGATCTACATGCACCGCTACCGCCCGGACACGGTGAGCGTGGTGCTGCGCTACCTGCGCGACTACCGCGAAAAGCTTGTCACCGAGAAAGAACGCCAAGCCGCCATCAGCATCAACCCGGCCATTAGCCAGGGCGACAAGACCCGTGCCTTGAAGGAAACCGATCGTCTGGCCAAGGTGCTGGCCGAACTGGAAGGCTACGAGCGCGATGTCCTCTACCCGCTGGCCACCCAGCAGGTACCGATCGACCTGGATGACGGGGTGAAGGTGAACTACCTCAAGTTCGAGGGTGCGCTGAAGAAGATTCCGGGCCTGGCCGCCAAGGACGAGGACTGA
- the pglZ gene encoding BREX-1 system phosphatase PglZ type A, producing MSNSRIHEALANLFDKQRIVFWYDTRREFRSAFETLTLPEVEKIELANNEFGVKYRVLREQAQQKFLLYREGPEPAHLDNWLLDVQLASGRIFQTDQVALWLAELGLGPNDYTLVETHQVFFESAKRRDALMKLLQPGDSQTQLQRKMLAVCTGGEPRLDAILETLLAELAQGRDTCIKLIERSQLNDYLWQQIKRAYGYDSPQPGLQDFVIELFKNSFLTGIDPSCVSTLSSESLVFLRRWKDSRSHKASFEALSGQCAQLLQIDEKLQALDYRKLAELDYFELIDRKVLSELVHAVVARTITAAEVEQWVRLRRQSHWFENFEHVYLALEHAAQFMHLLDTTSLEMRSLDDGVRKYAAHWFRLDQRYRKFIYHMRESGQASLLGQLATSVENFYSTNYLTHLNNQWQQHVDAAQHWKVESVPLQRDFAKRYVQPFLERKAKVCVLISDAFRYEVGEELQSLIRQEDKYEASLEPMLSMLPSYTQLGMAALLPNTRLALADGDSGDALVDGQSAQGSANRRKILAAAVPASTVVLAKDVLAMGKEDSRALVRDHDVVYVYHNLIDKTGDTRDTEERVFAAAQETLEELVGVIKKLFNANASNLLLTADHGFIYQHHPLQESDFLSSEPAGEQILYRDRRFVLGRSLREGPGFKTFRPAQLGLDGSLEVQIPKSINRLRLKGSGSRFVHGGATLQEVVIPLLHINKKRQSDVGRVEVDFIGDGSKTITTGQLAVVLYQREAITEKRQPRRLRAGLYTLTGELISGQHELLFDFTSDNPRERELPLRLLLSRKADTANNQQVELRLEEPVEGTSHHTKYKAVRYSIRRSFTSEFDF from the coding sequence ATGAGCAACAGCCGAATCCACGAGGCGTTGGCCAACCTGTTCGACAAGCAGCGCATCGTGTTCTGGTATGACACGCGCCGGGAATTCCGTAGCGCGTTCGAAACGCTGACGCTGCCCGAGGTGGAAAAGATCGAACTGGCCAACAACGAGTTCGGCGTGAAATACCGCGTGCTGCGTGAGCAGGCGCAGCAGAAGTTCCTGCTGTACCGGGAGGGGCCCGAGCCGGCCCATCTGGATAATTGGCTGCTGGACGTGCAGTTGGCCAGCGGGCGGATCTTCCAGACCGATCAGGTGGCCCTGTGGCTGGCGGAATTGGGCCTGGGGCCCAACGACTACACGCTGGTGGAAACGCACCAGGTCTTCTTTGAGTCTGCCAAGCGCCGCGACGCCCTGATGAAACTGCTGCAACCGGGCGATTCGCAAACACAGTTGCAGCGCAAGATGCTGGCCGTGTGCACGGGCGGCGAGCCTCGCCTGGATGCCATTCTGGAAACCTTGCTGGCCGAGCTGGCCCAGGGGCGTGATACCTGCATCAAGCTGATCGAACGCAGTCAATTGAATGACTATCTGTGGCAGCAGATCAAGCGTGCCTATGGTTATGACTCGCCGCAGCCGGGCCTGCAGGACTTTGTGATCGAGCTGTTCAAGAACAGCTTCCTGACCGGCATCGACCCTTCCTGCGTCAGCACCTTGTCCTCCGAGTCGCTGGTGTTCCTGCGCCGCTGGAAAGACAGCCGCTCGCACAAGGCCAGTTTTGAGGCGCTCTCCGGGCAGTGTGCGCAGCTCCTGCAAATCGACGAGAAACTGCAGGCGTTGGACTATCGAAAGTTGGCAGAACTGGATTACTTCGAGCTGATCGACCGCAAGGTTCTCAGCGAGTTGGTGCATGCGGTAGTGGCGCGCACCATCACCGCCGCCGAGGTGGAGCAATGGGTGCGCCTGCGCCGGCAGAGCCATTGGTTCGAGAACTTCGAACATGTGTACTTGGCACTGGAACACGCGGCCCAGTTCATGCATCTGCTGGACACCACGTCGCTGGAGATGCGTTCGCTGGATGATGGCGTGCGCAAGTACGCGGCCCACTGGTTCCGGCTGGATCAGCGCTATCGCAAGTTCATCTATCACATGCGCGAATCCGGACAGGCGTCGCTGCTGGGGCAACTGGCAACCAGCGTCGAGAACTTCTACAGCACCAACTATCTGACCCACCTCAACAACCAGTGGCAACAGCATGTGGACGCCGCGCAGCATTGGAAGGTGGAGTCGGTACCGCTGCAGCGTGACTTTGCCAAACGTTATGTCCAGCCTTTTCTGGAGCGCAAGGCCAAGGTATGCGTGCTGATTTCCGATGCTTTCCGTTACGAGGTGGGTGAAGAGCTGCAGAGCCTGATCCGGCAGGAAGACAAGTACGAGGCCAGCCTGGAGCCGATGCTGTCGATGTTGCCCAGCTACACGCAACTGGGCATGGCGGCGCTGTTGCCGAACACGCGCCTCGCACTGGCCGACGGCGACAGCGGTGATGCGCTGGTCGATGGCCAGAGCGCACAGGGTTCGGCTAACCGGCGCAAAATACTGGCCGCTGCAGTACCGGCCTCGACGGTGGTGCTGGCCAAGGACGTGCTGGCCATGGGCAAGGAAGATTCCCGCGCCTTGGTACGCGACCATGATGTGGTTTACGTCTATCACAACCTGATCGACAAGACCGGCGACACCCGGGATACCGAAGAGCGCGTGTTCGCCGCCGCGCAGGAGACGCTGGAAGAGCTGGTCGGGGTGATCAAGAAGCTGTTCAATGCCAATGCCAGCAATCTGCTGCTGACGGCAGACCACGGCTTCATCTATCAACATCACCCATTGCAGGAAAGCGACTTCCTCAGCAGTGAACCAGCGGGCGAGCAGATTCTTTATCGCGACCGGCGTTTCGTGCTGGGTAGGAGCCTGCGCGAAGGGCCGGGCTTCAAGACCTTCCGGCCCGCGCAACTGGGACTGGACGGCTCGTTGGAAGTGCAGATCCCGAAGTCCATCAACCGCCTGCGGCTCAAGGGTTCCGGCAGCCGGTTCGTGCATGGCGGTGCCACCTTGCAGGAGGTAGTGATCCCTCTGCTGCACATCAACAAGAAGCGCCAGAGTGATGTTGGACGCGTGGAGGTGGATTTCATTGGTGATGGGAGCAAGACCATCACCACGGGGCAATTGGCCGTGGTGCTGTACCAGCGTGAAGCCATCACGGAGAAACGCCAGCCTCGGCGTCTGCGTGCTGGCCTGTACACGCTCACGGGTGAGTTGATCTCTGGTCAGCATGAGCTGTTGTTCGATTTCACCTCAGACAATCCGCGCGAGCGCGAATTGCCGTTGCGCCTGCTGCTCAGCCGCAAGGCGGATACAGCGAACAATCAGCAGGTG